A stretch of Canis lupus familiaris isolate Mischka breed German Shepherd chromosome 11, alternate assembly UU_Cfam_GSD_1.0, whole genome shotgun sequence DNA encodes these proteins:
- the OR13C11B gene encoding olfactory receptor family 13 subfamily C member 11B (The RefSeq protein has 6 substitutions compared to this genomic sequence) — protein MEKANWSSPVAGFIILGLSDHPGLEKMFFVLILLMYLVILLGNGVLILVTILDSRLHTPMYFFLGNLSFLDICYTTSSVPLVLDGFLTPRKIISFSACAVQMFFSFAMAGTECVLLGMMAFDRYVAICNPLRYPVVMSKAAYVPMAVSSWAIGGTASVVHTSLTIQLPFCGNNVINHLACEILAVLRLACVDISINVISMRVANVILLGVPVLFISISYVFIIATILRIPSAEGRRKAFSTCSAHFTVVVIFYGTLFFMYRKPKSKDSLEDNKEDLSDKLIPLFYGVVTPMLNPIIYSLRNKDVKSAVWNLMSQKCFTR, from the coding sequence ATGGAAAAAGCCAACTGGTCCTCCCCTGTGGCGGGGTTCATTATCCTGGGACTCTCAGACCACCCAGggttggagaaaatattttttgtgctCATCCTCCTGATGTACCTGATGATCCTGCTGGGCAACGGGGTCCTCATCCTGGTGACCATCCTTGACTCCCGCCTGCACACACCCATGTATTTCTTCCTGGGGAACCTCTCCTTCCTGGACATCTGCTACACAACCTCCTCAGTCCCTCTAGTCCTGGATGGCTTCCTGACCCCCAGGAAAACCATCTCCTTCTCAGCCTGTGCTGTGCAGATGTTCTTCTCATTTGCTATGGCAGGTACAGAGTGTGTGCTTCTGGGCATGATGGCATTtgatcgctatgtggccatctgtaaccCGCTGAGGTACCCTGTGGTCATGAGCAAGGCTGCCTATGTGCCCATGGCTGTCAGCTCCTGGGCTATTGGTGGTACTGCTTCTGTGGTACACACATCCTTGACAATTCAGTTGCCTTTCTGTGGAAACAATGTCATCAATCACCTTGCCTGTGAGATCCTGGCTGTCCTGAGATTGGCCTGTGTTGACATCTCCATCAATGTCATCAGCATGGGAGTGACAAATGTGATCTTCCTGGGGGTCCCAGTACTCTTTATCTCTATCTCTTATGTGTTCATCATTGCTACCATCCTGAGGATCCCCTCAGCTGAGGGGAGGAGAAAGGCTTTCTCCACCTGCTCTGCCCACTTCACTGTGGTGGTCATCTTCTACGGGACCTTATTTTTCATGTATAGAAAGCCCAAATCTAAGGATTCGCTGGAAGACAATAAAGAGGACCTTTCAGACAAGCTCATTCCCCTCTTTTATGGAGTGGTGACCCCCATGCTCAACCCCATCATCTATAGCCTCAGGAACAAGGACGTGAAGTCTGCTGTGTGGAACCTGATGTCACAGAAATGCTTCACCAGGTGA